One genomic window of Pseudomonas aeruginosa includes the following:
- the speD gene encoding adenosylmethionine decarboxylase: MKSKLKLHGFNNLTKTLSFNIYDICYAETPEDLQAYVQYIDEEYDAERLTQILTDVVDIIGANILNIARQDYDPQGASVTILISEQPVTPTDSQIEESPGPLPDTILAHLDKSHITVHTYPEIHPVDGIATFRVDIDVSTCGVISPLKALNYLIHQFDSDIVTVDYRVRGFTRDIEGRKHFIDHEINSIQNYLSDDTREAYQMTDVNVYQENLFHTKMLLKDFELENYLFGDATRTLSAEQREQVTERLKHEMLEIFYARNMPR, encoded by the coding sequence GTGAAAAGCAAACTCAAGCTCCACGGGTTCAACAACCTGACGAAGACCTTGAGCTTCAACATCTACGACATCTGCTACGCCGAGACGCCCGAAGACCTCCAGGCCTACGTGCAGTACATCGACGAAGAGTATGACGCGGAGCGTCTGACGCAGATTCTTACCGATGTTGTCGACATCATCGGCGCCAATATCCTGAACATCGCGCGTCAGGACTACGACCCCCAGGGCGCCAGCGTGACCATCCTGATCTCCGAGCAGCCGGTCACTCCGACCGACAGCCAGATCGAAGAGTCCCCGGGCCCGCTGCCGGACACCATCCTGGCGCACCTGGACAAGAGCCACATCACCGTACATACCTACCCGGAAATCCATCCGGTGGACGGCATCGCGACCTTCCGCGTGGACATCGACGTTTCCACCTGCGGAGTGATCTCCCCGCTGAAGGCCCTGAACTACCTGATCCACCAGTTCGACTCGGACATCGTCACGGTCGACTATCGGGTCCGCGGCTTCACCCGCGACATCGAGGGGCGCAAGCATTTCATCGACCACGAGATCAACTCGATCCAGAACTATCTCTCCGACGACACGCGCGAGGCCTACCAGATGACCGACGTGAACGTGTACCAGGAGAACCTGTTCCACACCAAGATGCTGCTCAAGGACTTCGAACTGGAGAACTACCTGTTCGGCGACGCTACCCGGACGCTCTCGGCGGAACAGCGTGAGCAGGTCACGGAACGGCTCAAGCACGAAATGCTGGAGATCTTCTACGCGCGCAACATGCCGCGCTGA
- the coq7 gene encoding 2-polyprenyl-3-methyl-6-methoxy-1,4-benzoquinone monooxygenase, translating into MSADRHYSPIDRFLLQADSALRTLLPFSGQPARPSPAIVEPDGELSEEDTRHIAGLMRINHTGEVCAQALYQGQSLTAKLPEVREAMEEAAEEEIDHLAWCEQRIRQLGSRPSVLNPIFYGLSFGVGAAAGLVSDRVSLGFVAATEDQVCKHLDEHLAQIPQEDRKSRAILEQMRIDEEQHSSNALAAGGLRFPAPVKLGMSLLAKVMTKSTYRI; encoded by the coding sequence ATGTCCGCCGACCGCCACTATTCGCCCATCGACCGTTTCCTGCTGCAGGCCGACTCCGCCCTGCGCACCCTGCTGCCGTTCAGCGGCCAGCCGGCGCGACCGTCGCCGGCCATCGTGGAACCCGATGGCGAACTGAGCGAGGAAGACACCCGCCATATCGCCGGCCTGATGCGCATCAACCACACCGGCGAGGTCTGCGCCCAGGCGCTGTACCAGGGCCAGTCGCTGACCGCCAAGCTGCCCGAGGTCCGCGAGGCGATGGAGGAAGCCGCCGAGGAGGAGATCGACCACCTGGCCTGGTGCGAGCAACGCATCCGCCAGTTGGGCAGCCGTCCCAGCGTCCTCAATCCGATCTTCTACGGCCTGTCCTTCGGCGTCGGTGCCGCCGCCGGGCTGGTCAGCGACCGGGTCAGCCTGGGCTTCGTCGCCGCCACCGAAGACCAGGTGTGCAAGCATCTGGACGAACACCTGGCGCAGATTCCCCAGGAGGATCGGAAATCCCGTGCCATCCTCGAGCAGATGCGTATCGACGAGGAACAGCATTCGAGCAACGCCCTGGCCGCCGGCGGCCTGCGCTTCCCGGCACCGGTGAAGCTGGGCATGAGCCTGCTGGCGAAGGTGATGACCAAGAGCACCTACCGCATCTGA
- a CDS encoding histidine triad nucleotide-binding protein, with amino-acid sequence MDCLFCKIVAGEVPARKFYEDEEVVAFHDIGPQAPVHFLVIPKRHIPTLEHLTEADRPLAGHILFTAQRLAREQGCEEGFRVVMNCNDLGGQTVHHIHMHVLGQRQMHWPPG; translated from the coding sequence ATGGACTGTCTGTTCTGCAAGATCGTGGCGGGGGAAGTTCCCGCGCGCAAGTTCTACGAAGACGAGGAAGTTGTCGCGTTTCACGATATCGGCCCGCAGGCGCCGGTGCACTTCCTGGTCATCCCGAAAAGGCACATTCCCACCCTCGAGCACCTGACCGAGGCCGACCGGCCGCTGGCAGGCCATATCCTCTTCACCGCCCAGCGCCTGGCCCGGGAGCAGGGCTGCGAGGAAGGCTTCCGTGTGGTGATGAACTGCAACGACCTTGGCGGGCAGACCGTGCACCACATCCACATGCACGTGCTGGGTCAACGCCAGATGCACTGGCCGCCGGGTTGA
- a CDS encoding AAA family ATPase translates to MKNDIHDLGLVLDSRVKLILIESWDEPKVMETLTGLAVRRGLGLYAWSVTEGVQRLGFGGEPLGGEESRDPVAALRLIKHDQQANLYVLCDLHPFLGDSPTLVRLLKEIAMAEGNHRPTVVLVSHALKLPAEVQRFAARFSLSLPSEDELLGIVREEATRWSERNRGARVRTDNRTLQQVVKNLRGLSHAEARLLARNVICNDGAITQEDLPELNRTKFQLLDLEGVLSFEYDTARFAEVGGLAALKRWLGERQSAFLAGTPGDQPKGMMLVGVQGAGKSLAAKAVAGLWGLPLLRLDFACLYNKYFGETERNLREALRLAEQMAPCVLWMDEVEKGISGGDQDNGVSQRVLGTLLTWMAEREAPVFMVATANAIDRLPPELIRKGRFDELFFVDLPTPEVRAEIFRIHLQRRELEPAQFDLHLLAAASEGFSGAEIEQAVVAALYAGQARQQAVDQDLLLRELARTSPLSVLMAEKLAALRTWAKGRAVPAD, encoded by the coding sequence GTGAAGAACGACATACACGACCTCGGCCTGGTCCTGGATTCCCGGGTCAAGCTGATCCTGATCGAGTCCTGGGACGAGCCGAAGGTGATGGAAACCCTCACCGGCCTGGCGGTCAGGCGCGGCCTTGGCCTGTATGCCTGGTCGGTGACCGAGGGCGTGCAGCGCCTGGGCTTCGGCGGCGAGCCGCTGGGCGGGGAGGAGAGCCGCGACCCGGTCGCGGCGTTGCGCTTGATCAAGCACGATCAGCAGGCGAATCTCTACGTGCTCTGCGACCTGCATCCTTTCCTTGGCGACAGCCCGACCCTGGTGCGCCTGCTCAAGGAAATCGCCATGGCCGAAGGCAATCATCGACCGACCGTGGTGCTGGTGTCCCATGCGCTGAAGCTGCCGGCCGAGGTGCAGCGCTTCGCCGCGCGGTTCTCGCTGTCCCTGCCCAGCGAGGACGAACTGCTCGGCATCGTCCGCGAGGAAGCGACGCGCTGGAGCGAGCGCAACCGTGGTGCCCGCGTGCGCACCGACAACCGCACCCTGCAGCAGGTGGTGAAGAACCTGCGCGGGCTCAGCCATGCCGAGGCGCGACTGCTGGCGCGCAACGTGATCTGCAACGATGGAGCGATCACCCAGGAGGACCTGCCCGAGCTGAACCGCACCAAGTTCCAGCTACTCGACCTGGAGGGCGTGCTGAGCTTCGAGTACGACACCGCGCGCTTCGCCGAGGTCGGCGGGCTTGCCGCGCTCAAGCGCTGGCTCGGCGAGCGTCAGTCGGCGTTCCTCGCCGGCACGCCTGGCGACCAGCCGAAGGGCATGATGCTGGTCGGCGTACAGGGCGCCGGCAAGAGCCTGGCGGCCAAGGCGGTGGCCGGCCTCTGGGGCTTGCCGTTGCTGCGTCTGGATTTCGCCTGTCTCTACAACAAGTACTTCGGCGAAACCGAGCGCAACCTGCGCGAGGCGCTGCGCCTGGCCGAACAGATGGCGCCCTGCGTGCTGTGGATGGATGAAGTGGAGAAGGGCATTTCTGGTGGCGACCAGGACAACGGCGTCAGTCAGCGCGTGCTGGGTACCCTGCTGACCTGGATGGCCGAGCGCGAGGCGCCGGTCTTCATGGTCGCCACCGCGAACGCTATCGACCGCCTGCCGCCCGAACTGATCCGCAAGGGACGCTTCGACGAATTGTTCTTCGTCGACCTGCCGACGCCGGAGGTTCGCGCCGAGATCTTCCGCATCCACCTGCAACGCCGCGAGCTGGAGCCGGCACAGTTCGACCTCCATCTGCTGGCGGCTGCCAGCGAGGGTTTCAGCGGGGCGGAGATCGAGCAGGCGGTGGTGGCGGCACTGTACGCCGGGCAGGCGCGACAGCAGGCGGTGGATCAGGATCTGTTGCTCAGGGAACTGGCGCGAACCTCGCCGCTGTCGGTGCTGATGGCGGAAAAGCTCGCCGCGCTGCGGACCTGGGCCAAGGGGCGGGCGGTACCGGCAGACTGA